One Scophthalmus maximus strain ysfricsl-2021 chromosome 1, ASM2237912v1, whole genome shotgun sequence genomic region harbors:
- the nr4a3 gene encoding nuclear receptor subfamily 4 group A member 3 isoform X3, whose amino-acid sequence MPCVQAQYGPAPPGSAYSGQSFSYQGDSYSSDLMTPDYTKLDLGGGDISAAATTSLPSFNVFVEGSYEPKSSCLYQMPPHRPTIKKEEETYPTAPALEAMSSAAMYFKQSPPSTPTTPSLPPHPGASFLWDEHSLAPPSHPHSLGSSLETGPLKSPRFQHFYQHSPPHSGGSIGGYESLGGGLVRTSSSSSSSSSSVSHPHGPPLEQSMYQLHRGAGGSSLAFRSLALGPCGPLLGDNLPSPPPRGPQGEGTCAVCGDNAACQHYGVRTCEGCKGFFKRTVQKNAKYVCLASKNCPVDKRRRNRCQYCRFQKCLSVGMVKEVVRTDNLKGRRGRLPSKPKSPLQTEASPPSPPLSLLSALHRAYSHSTPRDFDYNQFIAADPPSSSSDAEHIQLFYRLLTISMETTRCWADRLPGFSELQRDDQNLLIDSAFLELFVLRLAHRSVLSEDKLVFCNGLVLHRFQCLRGFGEWLDSIRDFSTHLQSLNLDTSAFACLAALVLLTEQVPGLKDSKRVEELQNKAISCLRDHLSCGASSSASKAAPPLSRILGLRAELRSQRTQGLQRIFYLKLEDLVPPPPLIDRFLDTLPY is encoded by the exons ATGCCCTGTGTGCAGGCTCAGTACGGGCCCGCCCCTCCAGGCTCAGCCTACTCTGGCCAGTCCTTCAGTTACCAGGGCGACAGTTACAGCTCTGACCTCATGACCCCTGACTACACCAAACTGGACCTGGGCGGGGGTGACATCTCCGCCGCGGCTACCACCTCCCTCCCCAGCTTCAACGTCTTTGTGGAGGGCAGCTACGAACCCAAGTCTTCATGCCTCTACCAAATGCCTCCACACAGGCCCACCAtcaaaaaggaggaagagaccTACCCAACGGCTCCGGCACTGGAGGCCATGTCTTCTGCCGCTATGTACTTCAAACagtcccctccctccactcccaCCACTCCGTCTCTGCCCCCCCATCCTGGCGCCTCCTTCCTGTGGGATGAGCACTCCCTGGCTCCTCCATCGCACCCCCACTCTCTGGGCTCCAGCCTGGAGACGGGCCCCCTCAAGTCTCCCCGCTTTCAGCACTTCTACCAGCATTCGCCGCCCCACAGTGGCGGCAGCATCGGCGGCTATGAGAGTCTGGGAGGAGGACTGGTTCggacctcttcctcctcctcctcctcttcatcctcagtCTCCCATCCTCATGGTCCACCCCTGGAGCAGTCCATGTACCAGCTGCACCGTGGGGCCGGGGGCAGCAGCCTCGCCTTTCGCTCCCTGGCTCTTGGGCCCTGTGGCCCCCTACTGGGTGACAACCTGCCCTCGCCTCCCCCGCGTGGCCCTCAAGGAGAGGGCACCTGCGCAGTGTGTGGGGATAACGCGGCCTGCCAGCACTATGGCGTACGCACATGTGAGGGCTGCAAAGGCTTCTTCAAG cgcACCGTGCAGAAAAACGCCAAGTATGTGTGTCTGGCCAGTAAGAACTGTCCGGTGGACAAGAGGAGACGCAACCGCTGCCAATACTGCCGCTTCCAGAAGTGTCTGAGCGTGGGCATGGTGAAGGAAG TGGTACGCACTGACAACTTGAAGGGGCGCCGCGGGCGCCTTCCTTCCAAACCAAAGAGCCCCCTGCAGACAGAAGCGTCTCCACCTTCTCCACCCCTCAGCCTGCTCTCCGCTCTGCACAGGGCTTATTCTCACTCCACGCCCCGTGACTTCGACTACAACCAG TTCATTGCTGCcgaccctccctcctcctcctcagacgcCGAGCACATCCAGCTCTTCTACCGGCTGCTCACCATCTCGATGGAGACCACGCGGTGCTGGGCTGACCGGCTGCCCGGCTTCTCCGAGCTGCAGCGCGACGATCAGAACCTGCTCATAGACTCTGCCTTTCTGGAGCTGTTTGTCCTGCGACTGGCTCACAG gTCGGTGTTGTCAGAGGATAAACTTGTGTTCTGCAACGGCTTGGTGCTGCACAGGTTCCAGTGCCTTCGTGGGTTTGGAGAGTGGCTGGACTCCATCCGGGATTTCTCCACCCACCTCCAGAGCCTAAACCTGGACACCTCTGCCTTCGCGTGCCTGGCCGCCCTGGTACTGCTCACAG AGCAAGTCCCGGGTCTGAAGGACTCAAAGCGAGTTGAGGAGCTGCAGAATAAAGCGATTTCCTGTCTGAGAGACCACCTGAGTTGCGGAGCTTCTTCCTCCGCGTCCAAGGCCGCGCCGCCTCTGAGTCGCATTCTGGGTTTGAGGGCGGAGCTCCGTTCCCAGAGAACCCAGGGCCTTCAGCGAATCTTCTACCTGAAGCTTGAGGATCTGGTGCCGCCGCCACCATTGATTGACAGATTCCTGGACACTTTGCCCTACTGA
- the stx17 gene encoding syntaxin-17 gives MADESNKLTLRRLEAPIHKFIKVALPTDLERLQKHQNNILKYQHSQQWDRLHQEHINASRTVQQLRANIREMEKLCSRVRAEDASALEKLVRPVRDRALVAAHDFLLLHSNPAPQPAPPPAAQTSSYVSSSCHAGDDVCWEPMSDRQMQLQLPEIPADQSAAESWDNLEEDLKELSGLVTEFSLLVHSQQEKIDSIEDNVNTATANVEEGTKSLGKAVGYKLMVLPVAGALLGGVLGGPLGMLAGFKAAGVAAALGGGALGYAGGNLVQKNRKARLDLQMKQLTAPPPEYSKEK, from the exons ATGGCAGATGAAAGCAACAAGCTGACACTGAGGCGCCTGGAGGCACCGATCCACAAGTTCATTAAAGTGGCTCTGCCCACGGACCTGGAGAGGCTGCAGAAACACCAAAATAACATACTAAAG TACCAACACAGCCAGCAATGGGACCGCCTTCACCAGGAGCATATCAATGCAAGCAGAACTGTTCAG CAACTGAGAGCTAACatcagagagatggagaagctGTGCTCTCGGGTTCGTGCCGAAGACGCTTCTGCTCTGGAAAAGCTCGTCAGGCCGGTCAGGGACAGAGCATTGGTCGCCGCACACGACTTCTTGCTTTTGCATTCGAACCCTGCGCCTCAGCCGgcaccaccacctgctgctcaGACATCCAGCTATGTGTCCAGCAGTTGCCACGCAGGCGACGATGTGTGCTGGGAGCCGATGTCTGATAGGCAAATGCAGCTCCAACTGCCAGAAATTCCTGCTGATCAGAGTGCAGCAGAGTCCTGGGACAACCTGGAAGAG gatCTCAAGGAGCTGAGTGGTTTGGTGACGGAGTTCTCTCTACTTGTCCAC TCCCAGCAGGAGAAGATTGACAGCATAGAGGACAACGTCAACACAGCCACTGCCAACGTGGAGGAGGGGACCAAGAGCCtggggaag GCGGTGGGCTACAAGTTGATGGTGCTGCCAGTTGCCGGGGCGCTGCTGGGCGGCGTACTAGGAGGTCCACTTGGGATGCTGGCTGGGTTCAAAGCGGCGGGGGTGGCTGCTGCTCTGGGAGGGGGCGCCCTGGGGTACGCAGGCGGCAACCTGGTCCAGAAAAATCGCAAGGCCCGATTGGATCTACAGATGAAACAGCTGACGGCACCACCACCAGAGTACAGCAAGGAAAAGTGA
- the nr4a3 gene encoding nuclear receptor subfamily 4 group A member 3 isoform X2, with the protein MNKRAQLLEQLQFVQLKCTPRDMPCVQAQYGPAPPGSAYSGQSFSYQGDSYSSDLMTPDYTKLDLGGGDISAAATTSLPSFNVFVEGSYEPKSSCLYQMPPHRPTIKKEEETYPTAPALEAMSSAAMYFKQSPPSTPTTPSLPPHPGASFLWDEHSLAPPSHPHSLGSSLETGPLKSPRFQHFYQHSPPHSGGSIGGYESLGGGLVRTSSSSSSSSSSVSHPHGPPLEQSMYQLHRGAGGSSLAFRSLALGPCGPLLGDNLPSPPPRGPQGEGTCAVCGDNAACQHYGVRTCEGCKGFFKRTVQKNAKYVCLASKNCPVDKRRRNRCQYCRFQKCLSVGMVKEVVRTDNLKGRRGRLPSKPKSPLQTEASPPSPPLSLLSALHRAYSHSTPRDFDYNQFIAADPPSSSSDAEHIQLFYRLLTISMETTRCWADRLPGFSELQRDDQNLLIDSAFLELFVLRLAHRSVLSEDKLVFCNGLVLHRFQCLRGFGEWLDSIRDFSTHLQSLNLDTSAFACLAALVLLTEQVPGLKDSKRVEELQNKAISCLRDHLSCGASSSASKAAPPLSRILGLRAELRSQRTQGLQRIFYLKLEDLVPPPPLIDRFLDTLPY; encoded by the exons ACATGCCCTGTGTGCAGGCTCAGTACGGGCCCGCCCCTCCAGGCTCAGCCTACTCTGGCCAGTCCTTCAGTTACCAGGGCGACAGTTACAGCTCTGACCTCATGACCCCTGACTACACCAAACTGGACCTGGGCGGGGGTGACATCTCCGCCGCGGCTACCACCTCCCTCCCCAGCTTCAACGTCTTTGTGGAGGGCAGCTACGAACCCAAGTCTTCATGCCTCTACCAAATGCCTCCACACAGGCCCACCAtcaaaaaggaggaagagaccTACCCAACGGCTCCGGCACTGGAGGCCATGTCTTCTGCCGCTATGTACTTCAAACagtcccctccctccactcccaCCACTCCGTCTCTGCCCCCCCATCCTGGCGCCTCCTTCCTGTGGGATGAGCACTCCCTGGCTCCTCCATCGCACCCCCACTCTCTGGGCTCCAGCCTGGAGACGGGCCCCCTCAAGTCTCCCCGCTTTCAGCACTTCTACCAGCATTCGCCGCCCCACAGTGGCGGCAGCATCGGCGGCTATGAGAGTCTGGGAGGAGGACTGGTTCggacctcttcctcctcctcctcctcttcatcctcagtCTCCCATCCTCATGGTCCACCCCTGGAGCAGTCCATGTACCAGCTGCACCGTGGGGCCGGGGGCAGCAGCCTCGCCTTTCGCTCCCTGGCTCTTGGGCCCTGTGGCCCCCTACTGGGTGACAACCTGCCCTCGCCTCCCCCGCGTGGCCCTCAAGGAGAGGGCACCTGCGCAGTGTGTGGGGATAACGCGGCCTGCCAGCACTATGGCGTACGCACATGTGAGGGCTGCAAAGGCTTCTTCAAG cgcACCGTGCAGAAAAACGCCAAGTATGTGTGTCTGGCCAGTAAGAACTGTCCGGTGGACAAGAGGAGACGCAACCGCTGCCAATACTGCCGCTTCCAGAAGTGTCTGAGCGTGGGCATGGTGAAGGAAG TGGTACGCACTGACAACTTGAAGGGGCGCCGCGGGCGCCTTCCTTCCAAACCAAAGAGCCCCCTGCAGACAGAAGCGTCTCCACCTTCTCCACCCCTCAGCCTGCTCTCCGCTCTGCACAGGGCTTATTCTCACTCCACGCCCCGTGACTTCGACTACAACCAG TTCATTGCTGCcgaccctccctcctcctcctcagacgcCGAGCACATCCAGCTCTTCTACCGGCTGCTCACCATCTCGATGGAGACCACGCGGTGCTGGGCTGACCGGCTGCCCGGCTTCTCCGAGCTGCAGCGCGACGATCAGAACCTGCTCATAGACTCTGCCTTTCTGGAGCTGTTTGTCCTGCGACTGGCTCACAG gTCGGTGTTGTCAGAGGATAAACTTGTGTTCTGCAACGGCTTGGTGCTGCACAGGTTCCAGTGCCTTCGTGGGTTTGGAGAGTGGCTGGACTCCATCCGGGATTTCTCCACCCACCTCCAGAGCCTAAACCTGGACACCTCTGCCTTCGCGTGCCTGGCCGCCCTGGTACTGCTCACAG AGCAAGTCCCGGGTCTGAAGGACTCAAAGCGAGTTGAGGAGCTGCAGAATAAAGCGATTTCCTGTCTGAGAGACCACCTGAGTTGCGGAGCTTCTTCCTCCGCGTCCAAGGCCGCGCCGCCTCTGAGTCGCATTCTGGGTTTGAGGGCGGAGCTCCGTTCCCAGAGAACCCAGGGCCTTCAGCGAATCTTCTACCTGAAGCTTGAGGATCTGGTGCCGCCGCCACCATTGATTGACAGATTCCTGGACACTTTGCCCTACTGA
- the erp44 gene encoding endoplasmic reticulum resident protein 44, which translates to MKLLAFSPSLDIRYVAALLLVMGLSTPGEAEITSLDSGNIDDVLNNAGVALVNFYADWCRFSQMLHPIFEEASNTVREEFPETTQVVFARVDCDQHSDIAQRYRITKYPTLKLFRNGMMMKREYRGQRSVVAIADFIRQQQVNPVKELHSMEEVNTVDRSKRNIIGYFERKDSDSYHSYEKVANILRDDCTFSAAFGAISESERFSGDNVIYKPAGESIPDMVFLGSLTNFDLTYAWAQDKCVPLVREITFENGEELTEEGIPFLILFHVKEDAASLEKFQHEVARQLIGEKGSINFLHADCEKFRHPLLHIQKTPADCPVIAIDSFRHMYVFPDYKDLDVPGKLRQFVLDLHSGKLHREFHHGPDPTDSTPGQEETGGEVASSPPDSSFQKLAPSETRYTILSRDRDEL; encoded by the exons ATGAAACTGTTAGCCTTCTCCCCATCTCTGGATATCCGCTACGTCGCGGCTTTACTGCTG gtgaTGGGCCTCTCGACCCCTGGTGAAGCAGAAATCACTAGCCTGGACTCGGGCAACATTGATGACGTCTTAA ATAATGCTGGGGTTGCATTAGTGAATTTTTATGCAGACTg GTGTAGGTTCAGTCAGATGCTCCATCCAATTTTTGAGGAGGCATCTAACACCGTGCGCGAGGAGTTCCCTGAAACCACGCAGGTGGTGTTTGCTCGCGTCGACTGTGACCAACATT CGGACATTGCCCAGCGGTACCGCATCACCAAGTACCCAACATTGAAGTTGTTCCGCAAcgggatgatgatgaagagggagtacaggggtcagaggtcggtgGTGGCCATTGCTGACTTCAtccggcagcagcaggtcaaCCCTGTGAAAGAATTGCACTCAATGGAGGAGGTTAACACTGTGGAT AGGTCAAAGAGAAACATCATAGGTTACTTTGAAAGGAAGGACTCTGATAGCTACCACAGCTATGAAAAAGTTGCCAACATCCTTCGAGATGACTGCACGTTCTCGGCTGCCTTTGG CGCCATCTCTGAATCAGAGCGCTTCAGTGGAGACAATGTGATCTACAAACCTGCGGGCGAGAGCATCCCTGACATGGTCTTCCTCGGCTCACTCACCAACTTCGACCTGACCTATGCCTGGGCCCAGGACAAGTGTGTGCCCCTAGTCAGGGAGATCACCTTTGAAAATGGAGAg gaGCTTACTGAGGAAGGGATCCCTTTCCTCATCTTGTTCCATGTCAAAGAAGATGCAGCGAGCTTAGAGAAATTCCAACATGAAGTAGCTCGCCAGCTCATCGGCGAGAAAG ggtCTATAAACTTCCTTCATGCAGACTGTGAGAAGTTCCGCCATCCTCTTCTCCATATCCAGAAAACTCCAGCTGACTGTCCCGTCATCGCTATTGACTCATTCAGACACATGTATGTCTTTCCCGACTATAAAGACCTTGA tGTCCCTGGCAAGTTGAGACAGTTTGTGTTGGACCTTCATTCCGGAAAGCTTCACCGAGAGTTTCACCATGGTCCTGACCCCACAGACAGCACACCTGGACAG GAGGAAACAGGGGGAGAAGTCGCCAGCAGCCCTCCAGATAGCTCATTCCAAAAGCTTGCACCGAGCGAGACTCGATACACCATCCTCAGCCGGGACCGCGATGAGCTGTGA